Sequence from the Zeugodacus cucurbitae isolate PBARC_wt_2022May chromosome 2, idZeuCucr1.2, whole genome shotgun sequence genome:
GATGTAACGAAAGAGTCTGCGAGTTTTGAATGCATAAATGTAGAAAGTAGTAGTAGAGAAGtagctattaaaaataaatctggTTAAAGAAAGTTATTCCTATTTTTTCGCTAATATGAAAGAAACATATAGCAAAGATTTCTTTGAGTGAAATTGTAAGTTGAGTGTTATAAAAAGAGTATAGAAGTGAGTGAGAGGGCAGTTTAGTTCGAAACCTATGGCAAGTTATGGCGATTTTGATCGAAACTATGAACTCCTTTATAAAGAAGGATAGTATGAAGAGAGTGTAAAGGAAGGAAGATCAAGTGAAAAAGAGTGAAATGAGTAAAATAGTGTTTTATAGCTATGTTTGTGCATATGCTTATGAAATTAGATGtagtacttaaaaaatattgagtatttttatttcaagtaATTGTATTATAGAGTTAAAGAAAAGATTGGAACGCTGGTATGTTTTTCTTTCTAAACTCAcgcatttgtatatgtgtgtttgtatgtttatacgTAAGACTagaattttaactgaaaatataattaataaagttaCATGTAGAGAATGTACAAAGGTTTGTACGAGTGAGAGCTAAAGTAAGTATAGTAAAGCGATTTGTACAAGAGAAAACTAAGATAATATGAAGAGTTATAAATCGAATTAAAGCGTAGCTTAAGAGTGGCAAGAATAGTCACAGATAGCAGTTTGTAAAGTTTTAAAGGATAGCATGATAGAGCCCTTATAAAGGCGAGAGTAATGAAAGTGAGTGAGAATTGAGTGAAATTTTCAAGTATCGTATATGAGTTCtctgttgtgtgtgtgcgttgcagTAATGAGCGAAGAGGTGCAGTAGTCAATGTTCGAGAGTGAAGTGAGCTTAGCTGAAAGTGCGTGAAGTGAGAGTAGATTAgacatgaaatatgaaaatgaaagaaaagtttaagaaaataaatctaGAGTTAAAGTGTTAAAGTATGTGTGCTTCTAGTAATTTGAggttaaattgaaattgagcTGCAAGTGAAAGAGAGGTGAAGTTAAGAACAGTTATATGCACTTAGTGCGCTATTAAGTGGTAAGTGCGTGTTAATGTGAAGCTGGTAAGTCTTCGCTGTGGCAGTTGTTAAGCTAGTTGATCTGCTGCTCGTCGCCTTGCCAGCCCAGCCAATCAGCATAGGTCAGCGCACAATGAGCCGTCGTGCAAACAATCTAAACGCTAAAAAGCAACTCCCTTTAAGCATTGCCAAGTGTGAGATGTGCAGCATTGCCTGCTATGCAAAAAAGggatgaaaaatttataaatatattaaggtACCGACTTCGTCTCTCATTTTGTCTGCTAATTTTTACATAATCTTAAACAGTTTGTGATTTAGCGTTagcttaaaagaaaaattactaaaacaaaataaataaattactttgtagattaaatatgaatataaatatgtaaataatttaagttataaaatgcACACACGCAGTTTTTATATAGATGCTTTACTGCATCGTATTTTGTTTTCGTATTTTCATATGATTTTTTTCTAGATATTTACTTTGTGTATCCACTGAACCAAAAGGTCAAGGCTACGAGtcgttttgatttttatatctttttaatgaaagtaaaagtatgtaataaattaaataaattaattagcaaataaattaatataattaagatttgttttgttcaattttttttttgtgtcttgTGGCTTTCGTTGTCGTTGTGTCTAGTTGGGCCTCGACCTTGGCAGCTTTGCGCTTTTCCCCAACGATCGCACGCGTACACGCGGAAAGTTTAGAGCGGTTTTTTCACATGTTTTTTCATCTGCTTGCTGCCAATCGTATTGCCTGTCCACAGGTCCGAATTTCGTGCTAATCGTTGATTTGTTTGTCGTTGGGTTTTTAAGCTCCAAATATTGTTCCCCTGCCAAATGTCGTTGTAAAGTCCATTGTAGTTCCCCTTAACTGCAAGCAACTTATGCTTGTGGCTTTTGGGCAGCATAAGCCAAGTCTTGTGCATCGAGTGAGCGTCCCCAGCCACCATGACCAGAGCTGCCGTATGAACCAGAAGCACCGGCATCGGCGCTGTAACCGCTGCCGTACGAGTCGTGGCTGACGGAGTGGGATGCGCTGTGGTGTGGATGGGCGACCACCTCGTAGGTGACATGTTTCTCTTGAGACAACAGTTTCTTCAGACCGATCACAGCGGACAGCACCAAAGCGATTTTACCGATGAGCAAAGCCTTACCAGCGATTAAAGCGATGGCGCCCAACAATAGTGGTAGGAGGGCAGCGGCTTTCAATGCGACCAAAGCAAGAATGGGGCCCAAAATTTTGGCAGCCTTCTTCTTCTTGCCACGGCTCTCTTCGGGTGCGTTGGGATCGTCATTACCACCGAACAATGATTCGGAGACATCTTCGAGCGCACGTCCGGTTGAGCTGACTGCTTGCACAATATCGGCACCCTTCAATTCGACCTTAATGGTGTGGGAGTTTAAGAAGCTTGAAATGCGATTGAGAGCCAACGATTCGAATGATTCGTCCCCAGAGATGGAGCGTGCAGCTTCGGTGGCTGGCGCATCGGGCGAACGCACTACTGTCACACCTTCGGTCAGCGAGAACTGTTCGCGAGCGGAGAGCACTTTGTCGACGAAATTGAAGAGCTTATATTTGACACAAGAAACAGAATCCTTACGCAAGCAATCGCTGTAGATGCTATCCATGATGTCATTGTCCCCGCTAACTGCATTGCGCGCATGACCGCGTGTCTCCTCGGCGGGAAGTGCAGCAGCAACTGTGATCAAACACAAGACACCGAAAATCGCTTTGATTTGTGACATTTTTGCAAacacttttgttttatttgttagagttttgtttatgctttttTAAGTCCTTTTTGACTTTTCGCGTAACTTTTAACTTTCGGTTATTCGAAACTGTGAACTTAACCTTTGAACTTGCACACTGTTCGTTGAATGCACTttctcttttaaatttttttgttcgtaATAAACTAAACGATATTAATCAATCCACACACAACAATAACGGGATCGTACGAAAAAAGCGCACCGCTCTACCACTTATGTCGTTGCTCGGGATGTGTTGCCGTTTAGACTTGAAAGGATGAAATGATACAATTTTCCAATAGTCTCAACAATTTATATAGCGTCTACACTCTTCTTCAGCGACGCCGACTGCGCGCGAAAAGCCATTGTCAGTCGCACATGGCAGACCCAGCCACAAAAGGCGCAGCAGCAGCGGCTGCGGCAGCAACAAGACAGTAAGAGTGAGCGCTAGCCCCAAATACCAACAACACCGAAGCAGCCACACAGCCGAACAACCGCAACGGTAGCGTAAGCTCACATTCTCCATATGGTAACAGCGAAATAACAAAGCTGCCAGCAGCCAAATAGTATTTGTCCATTGTAGCTTTTCGCATTTCTTTTTGCTGCCGCtggcgtgttgttgttgccattcgGCTTTAGTTGCAGAGGTTGCGCTGCTTTTGCTCTTTTCACTGCCAACACAAGCATTGTCAGTGTCAAAGAGCTAGCGGTAGTGGcagcacaagcaacaacaacagtggcagAGGCATTGTCAAAGCGAATGAAGACTGGTTCTGCAGGTTTCTCGCCTCAGTCTTTCATTTTCGACTTGAACGCAGCTTCGCTTGCTGCATGCGGCCTCTGTTCAACTTAAGTGAATTTAGttggtgtatatatttatgcacgtatgcacgtatgtatatatgtatgtacattcccCAGCTGTGTTGCTGCTATCAGCCGAACaatgccaaaaattaaaatcacaacagcaacaatggcaacaacaatagtatGTACTTTATGCGACGATGAAAAGTTGTTGGGTGTGAAAATGTCGGTAGAAAACATTAGTGGCTCGCACCGAGAAAATTGtgttggaaaattattaaaaagcgcATAAAATTTAAGCCAAAATAACAATTAACATTACTTGCACGCTGTCGTAAGCGACAGGTCAACTTACCGCACCGGAGAGTGTGGCCTGGCGCAAAAGCATGCAGCTGGCCAATTCGATAGACAAAAGTGAAGAGTTTTCGAAATACTTGGTTAtggctaaaaatttaattgtgatttgaactgaatataatttatatcttaagagttatatatgtatgtggcaagTAAACCAAAGgaagtaattcaaaatattagttatatgtatgAAGGATTGGAGAAAGAGCGaacatattaaataattgtttgatATCAAATCGTAGTAAGATAAATCTAGTCTGTTctaatcgacgacgatggagcagatgttccattggccgaccgtgaagaaattcgaatagcaattacccgcttgaaggcGGTGGGGGGCTATGGATTgctggccgagctattcaaatacggtggcgaagagctgataaggtgcgtgcatcagcttctttgtggaatatggtcggaagaaagaatGTCCgatgattggaatctcagtgtactctgcccaatccacaaaaaggtaGATTCCACAATCTGCgctaattaccgtgggataaatCTCCTAAATATCGCTATAAGgtcctatcgagcgtactgtgtgaaagactaaagcccaccgtcaacaaactgattggaccttatcagtgtggctttagacctggaaaatttaCATCTGACCCgatcttcaccatgcgccaaagcTTGGAAACGACccatgaaaataggatcgacacacaccatctttttgtcgactttaaagctgctttcaacagcacgaaaaggagttgcctctatgccgcgatgtctgaatttggtatccctgcaaaactaatacggctgtgtatgTTGACTTTGAGCAAcactaaaagctccgtcaggatcggaaaagacctctccgaaccgttcgatatcaaacgaggttttagagaaggtgactcactatcgtgtgatggagaaaataatacgagctgcagagctaaatagagaaggtacaattttctataagagtgtacagctactggcgtacgccgctgatatcgatatcattggaaacaacatccccgccgttagttctgctttttccagactggataaggaagcgaagcgtatgggtctggtggtgaacgaggataagacgaaatatctccagtcatcaaacaaagagtcagcgcattcgcgtcttggctcccacgccactgttgacggtcataactttgaagttgtagataaatttgtatacctaggcaccagcatcaacaccaataataatgttaaccttgaaatccaacgcagaatcactcttgccaacaggtgctactatgaactgagtaggcaagtgaaagtaaagtcctctctcgacgaacaaaaactaaactctacaagttcctCATAATTCCCGATCTACTTtatattgttcgaatggacgaaagtgctccagatctgaaaatgttcgatgcagtacccgcttgtTGAAGCTAGGTGCTAGGAGTAAGAGAGTCGATGAGCACTCAATTGGGATGATAGGTTCCGAAATTCTGCTCCTGTAAAGTGCTACACATTTTAATAGTAGGTGTAGGAGAGTTTCAGCctccatgtcacagaagcgGCAGATTTCTGATGAGACCAAGCTCAGATTGTGTAGATGTTTCCTGAGCTTACAATGGACCGTGTATATTCCCACCAGTACCAGTTTGTACATAACCCATTTATGGGCATAATCCCAGTTTTGCTGCAGCTGTCGTTCGAGCTGATTCGTCCATGATCTCGTTCGCTGTTATCCCACTAAATTTGATTAAGATTAAACATATTAGCGGGCGAAGTTACGACTGCTTTTTAAAAAGGTACGCTATCTCATCCTGTCCCTCTGTAGTTTTGAGTTTTTAGGTTTGGGTATATTATTctgatatttttactaaaaatagaaCCCTgctatatatatctatttagGTTAGTTCTAGGTTTTCCAAGGAAGTCTGAGATGACCAAACGATTATGATTTATAGTACTCTCCTGGTAAAACGCTACTAATTAACACAATGCTTTCTTGTGCAATCCCTTACCTACAGGTTTAGtcaaaaatgtaatgaaaatttgGTGGAACAAATCTACTTTCTATGTAAAGGgtcttaaaatttctaaaactaAACTTATCTCTCGAGGGTGTCGAGGGTGTCGAGTTCGCGTTCACCAACAAAGGTTTTGGTTgaatttcttatgaaaatatttcattcagaACTAGAGCTGGGCAGTAAGTCGAACTATGTATATCATGATTATTTTGGAAATGTTTAAGGGAAAATTGTTAAACCATCTGTCTCTGGCTTGGTATGAAGTATTTACGACCTATATTTTCTTGACCCATTTTATAAACTCTGTGGAAATCTTGTAATCATATCTGTAAAATCATCTATCTTAAAATTTCACTAATCGTATTATCCGAGGACTTCGTTTAGATGCATTTCCTTTCACAAATAACTTACACTTTACTATTCATCCATCATTCATCTATTTCAAGTATTTATGGTGGAATGCAAAATCCAACGTTGGATTTCGAATAAAGTAGGTTATTTTTGCTTATTGGGAATAtggtaaatgtaaataaatatctacGCGCACGCGCGATATTGCTTTCGCTGTGCTGCGCTATGAGCGGTAAATGCAACTCTTTCCATTTGCGGTTAACTCGAACGGGTGCGagcaaatatgtttgtaaattgTTTTGCAGCTGCCGTCCGGAGCTGATGGCCATAAGACGTAACCCTCGAGCCACCGCAAACATGCAACATTCATCAAGTTCATGTAACATTGTCAACTTGCGGTGACACTGAGGCGTTTATAAATTTGTCTGCATATACTAAAACACAAACCATGGATTTCATATCGGCACACCTAAGCTTATTAGAGGTGTCTTGAAGCCACTTGCTGTTATTGCCACTTTTATGGTGCACTAATATTTGAGTTTACCTTTGGTTTTCCACCAAAGTAAGTGATTGGCGTGTAAAAGCCTATGAGCAGCAGTTACATGTTTCAcgttttgtttcatttattttcctaACACTTTGTCTTGGATATTTTCCATACAGTGTCAGCGAATTTACATACATCAACGCCGTGGATGGCAGATAACTGCGATTGGCACTTAGTATGGTGACGCTGAGCTCACCCGTGTATTTGCAATATCCGCCCGTATGCATAGCGGGCGATTTCCATGTCCGCCTGCTTGGCACTTTGCCTGTTTGCTTGTTGGTCGGCTTGTCGCCACGCCACGGTCAGTTAGTTAggcaaataaaaagctttttactGTGGTTTTAAGTTTTTGTGGCGGCAATTTGAAATTGCCATTTACTGGTGTGTTGGCTGTGACGTCGACGACTGTTGTTTGCAACGCTGCTGTTGACTCTTCTGCATGGCCCTTcatctatgaacaataacttaATTTCCAGACATTttctataattaatattttgagttGGTTTTGCCATTTCTCTTCAGGTGATAAATCCCGCTAAAGTTGAAGCtttattatgatattatttattttcatacactCAAATAAACATCCACTTATACATTTAACAGCattaaactttcattttttcaaatttaagtcGTGGAA
This genomic interval carries:
- the LOC105212394 gene encoding uncharacterized protein LOC105212394 produces the protein MSQIKAIFGVLCLITVAAALPAEETRGHARNAVSGDNDIMDSIYSDCLRKDSVSCVKYKLFNFVDKVLSAREQFSLTEGVTVVRSPDAPATEAARSISGDESFESLALNRISSFLNSHTIKVELKGADIVQAVSSTGRALEDVSESLFGGNDDPNAPEESRGKKKKAAKILGPILALVALKAAALLPLLLGAIALIAGKALLIGKIALVLSAVIGLKKLLSQEKHVTYEVVAHPHHSASHSVSHDSYGSGYSADAGASGSYGSSGHGGWGRSLDAQDLAYAAQKPQA